From Natronogracilivirga saccharolytica:
ATATATATAAAATTGCCCCTGTTCTATATAATATTTAGCTCAATCCTATCTCATATTTTGATAGTAATCAAATCATCATTCAGTGCCTTTTTATAATCTCATGTTTTGATTTCTGTCAAAGCCTGAGTGAATAGCAAGCTGATTAAAAGCTGATAATTGGCAGGTGAACGTAAGAGGATCAGATCACAAATCGGATCAAATGAACCAATTGCGGAAGACAAAATTGAAACCCTGATCCCGGTAGTCTGCGTGGTTGTCCCGAACTCTCAAAAAATCTTGGAATTTATTATGCATATCGAAAGAAAACCCTCAACGGTAGTTACGGTTCTTGACCGTATATATCATCCAATGGCACAAAACATGGGTGTTTCATTATTACTGAGGAACAAAATCAATTCAGAAGTTCAATTCCCGGCCAGGTTTTTTATCAATCTGATACAGATCTCAGGAATTTTGGTTGAAAATGCAATTAAATTCAGTTCTCCCAATGGATTAGTGGATGTGTTTTTTACACTGGATTCGGATGAGGATCACAGCACACTTAATATGACTGTTACAGATTCCGGAAAAATCATTACCCCGGATCTGGTATCCGCAATTAACCGGGGTAATCAAACAGCTCAATTACCGGAGTCCGACGGAGAACCCGGTTTTGGTTTCAGGCTTGGATACGCCATGCAACTGGTATCCGAAGAAGACGGTCGTATTTTTATTAAGAGCGAAACAGACTCCGGGACAACATTTTCATTGTCCTTTCCACTTCATCAAAATTACATGAACCGAAGGAAAGATTTCCATACTAATGCTAAAAATAGTGAGGCGTTGTTTAACGGCTCCTATAGCTCAAGAAGCCACACATTTGGGTAACATGCTTTTTTCAAAGGTGGACTGTAACGATAAATTCCAGAAATCAGAACTTCATGCAAATACCCGCAATAGCTATTCATGGTGGTTCTGGAACGATCGTTTCCAATCCCGAAGATCCTGCGTCAGAGAAACAATATCTGAATGCACTCAATAACGCATTAGACTCGGGCTATAAACTGTTGGCAGAGGGCTGCTCAGCCACGGAATGCGTATGTAAAGCAGTAACGGTCATGGAAGATTGTGATCTTTTCAATGCCGGCAAAGGATCGGTATTTACGGCAAGAGGAAAGCATGAGATGGATGCGGCCATCATGGATGGAATGACTCTTAAAGCGGGGGCAGTGGCAGGACTGCAGGGAGTGAAGAATCCGATTTTGGTGGCGTATGATGTACTTCATAACACACCCTTTGTTTTTATCGCCGGGAAGGAAGCGATAGCGTTTGCCCGCCAAAAGGATTTCAAATTTGAGTCGGATTCTTATTTCTATACTCAACTCCGGTATGATCAGTGGCAGGAGATTAGGAAAGACGGAGAAATGCAGCTGGACCATTCCGGTGAGGGTGAAAAATTTGGCACCGTGGGAGCTGTTGCAGTGGATACTGAAGGGAATGTGGCCGCTGCAACATCAACAGGTGGTATGACAAACAAGGCCTGGGGCCGGGTGGGCGACAGCCCCCTTATCGGAGCGGGAACCTACGCAAACAACAAAACCTGTGCGGTTTCCTGTACAGGCCACGGGGAGTATTTTATTTGCGGAGTGGTTGCTTATGACGTCTCATGCAGAATGGAATATGGCGGCGAAAATCTCAACCAGGCCGCGAATAGCGTGATTAATGAAAAATTAAAAAGGATGGGCGGTGAAGGCGGATTGATTGCTGTTGATTCTTCCGGGAACATCTGCATGCCATTCAATACCGGAGGGATGTACAGAGGAATGAAAAATAAAAAGCAAACCATTACCCGGATTTACTGACTTCCGGTTCATGATGTCTTGAATCATAGTGAACCCTGGCCACTTTCTCGCGTATGTTATAGGTATCCTGGGTAGACAGAAGATGCACCGTTAAATTGGCGAGGGAGAGCGGTATTCTTTTCTTTAACTTATCATATTGATTATAATAAAGATTGCTTCCGTCAAAGATAACAACTATTCCCGATCCAATGATTTCCAGGAGGTTCCCTTCTTTGATAAGAACGCCGGTATCTTCGCCCAAACCTACTCCCAGTTTTTCGGGATGCAGTGCCACCGCCTCAGCAAGCCTCCCAAAACGATGCCTGTTGATAAAATGGCTGTCGAAAATAATCTCACTTATCAGACCGAGCCCCTTTCCCATTTCAAGATCATTTTTTCTTATGATTGTTCCATTTCGCCCTCCAGAAATCATCTCCTCCGACATAACAACCGCGCCGGCACTGGTTCCTGCAATGGTAACGTTCTCATTTTGATAGCGTTTGCAAATCAATTGATGGGCCAGCGTATCTCTAAAAATATGGCTGATCTTGCTCTGATTTCCTCCTGAAAAAAGAATAATATCTGAACTGTTGATTCGATCCAGAGTGGAGGATTTTTCAGCTTCATCCCGATCCCTTATATCCAGGATACCGACATTATCCACTCCAAGTCTTAAAAATGAATCTTTATAATTTTGCCCGACGACCTCCGGTATTTCAGAAGCACTTGTGATCACCTCAATTCGTGGTTCAGACACTTCGGAATTGTTAATGATATCCTGTAGGATGAACCCCTCCCCGAAATGAGAATAAAAACTCTCATCTGTTTTTTTAATCTTCTTTTGCTCATTACCACCAATGGCAATAAGTGTTCCTTTAGGTGTCTTCATTTAAATGGGATTATGCCGTTTTGATCACAACTGTATATGACAAAGGTAACTAACTTTTCTCTGGAAAATTACTGAATGTCAGAGTAGGCCAATCGATGATATAACCAGGGGTGGGCTGTTATTATTTGCAAGCCGTTCCAGGCAGGTGAGTTTGTAGGATATATGTAACAAACATTTGGATTCACGTAACCTCTCTTAATGAACGCATGAATAGATTGAGTATTCTGCAAAGATCATAATTAAAGTTCGATTTATAACATCATGAATCCCCTCTTTCGCAAGGAGAAAACTTTCGGCACACTCTTTTGAAAGTTATGAACCAACCTCTGGTAATAAAGCTTAAATTTTAAATACCCTCATGAATATTCTGAATATAAATGTCACGTCTGGTCCCAATATATGGTCTGTTAAAAAACACCGGCTGGTAGTCATGCAGCTGGACATCGGAGACCTGGAATATAGACCTACAAATGAAATAGATGGATTTTATGAGCGAATAACTGCGCTCATCCCAAGTCTTTACAATCACCAATGTTCAGAAGATGAGCCGGGAGGTTTTTTTTTACGGGTAAAAGACGGGACCTGGATCGGCCACGTCATTGAGCATATCGCAATAGAGATGCAGGTTTTGGCCGGTATTGAAGCCGTTTTCGGACAAACCCGCGGAACCGGTGCAGAGGGACAATATTATGTGGCGTTTGATTGTGCCGATGAAGAATCGGGACGGCTTGCCGCGGAAAAAGCTGTGGTAATAGCGCAGAACCTGGTTGATGGAGTCGAAACAGACTTTGACCAACACATAGAAGAAATCCGAATGAAAAATTTTGAGAACACCCCCGGCCCCAGTACAGCATCGATTCTCAGGGAGGCTGCTTCGCGTGAAATACCGGTCATTAAACTTGAAGACAACGCTACCTGGCAGCTTGGATACGGCTGTAATCAAAAGAAAATCTCCGCCACAATTACCTCATCAACCAGCTATTCTGCCGTTGAAACAGTCTGTAATAAAGAGATCTGCCGGGATCTTTTGAAGAGCATGTCGGTACCGATTGCCGATGGTGCTGCGATAGAATCATCGGATGTACTAAACCAAACAATTGATTCTCTGGGATTTCCCATAACCATTAAACCTGCAAATGGTAATCAGGGGCGTGGAGTAACAACAAATATCACAACATTCGAGCAAGCTGAGGAAGCTTTCCGATTTGCATCGACAATATGTAAACGGGTTATCGTAGAGAGACACATCCCTGGCTTTGACTATCGCCTTCTTATGGTTGACGGGAAATTAGCCGCTGCCGCGAAACGTACACCTGCCCACGTGGTTGGAGATGGGCAATCGTCTGTCCAGCAATTAATAAATGAAGTAAATCGCGATCCGAATCGGGGAGATGGACACGATAGAGTTCTCACAAAGATACAGGCAGGGCCGGCGGCAACTTTTATTCTGGCACGTAAAAACTATAACCTAAATACCGTACTGAAGAAGAGTGAAATACTTTATTTAGATTATGCGGCAAATCTTAGCAAAGGGGGAACCGCTGAAGATGTTACCGATCAGGTACATCCGGATGTGGTAAGAACAGCCGAAAGAGTGAGTAAAATAACCGGGCTCGATATTTGTGGAATCGACCTGATGGCCAAAACTTTAGAAAAACCCCTTGCAGAAACAGGAGGCGTTGTGCTGGAAGTGAATGCGGCTCCGGGACTTCGAATGCATCTTGCTCCCTCAAAAGGTATTTCCCGGAATGTAGCTTCACCCGTACTGGATATGCTGTTCCCTGAGGGCAGCAGCTGTCGTATCCCCATCATGGCTGTAACCGGCACCAATGGAAAAACAACCACAACAAGATTGCTTGCGCATATCATGAAAGAAGCGGGGCGCCGGGTTGGATATACCACAACAGACGGGATTTATGTGAATGATGAGCAGCTTGTGAAAGGAGACTGCGGGGGACCCATAAGTGCTGAATTGATATTGAAAGATCCAACCGTGGATACCGCTGTACTTGAGTGTGCAAGAGGAGGGATATTACGGGCCGGACTTGCATTTGACCGGTGTGATGTTGCTGTAGTTACCAATGTAGCCGGTGATCATCTTGGAATGAAAGGAATTAATACGCTCGATCAGTTGGCACACCTGAAGTCGGCCGTACCGGAAAGTGTACACCATGAAGGCTACGCCGTACTCAATGCTGACGATGACAGAGTATATGCGATGCGGGAAAAAGTTACGTGCACCCCGGTGCTCTTTTCAATGAAAGAGGACAGTACCCGATTGGCCAAACACCGTAAAGAAGGTGGGTTATGTGCGGTTTTTACTGATAAAACTGTTACCATCTGGGACGGACCGGACACACATACTATTGAGCATATTGAGAACATACCGCTTGGTTTTGGCGGCCGTGCCGGTTTTATGATTGAGAATATCCTGGCAGCTGTTGCTGCGGCATATACACAAAAAATATCTCCTGCAGTGATTCGCAGATCGCTGGCAAGTTTCAGGCCTTCACCGGAGCATACACCCGGCAGAATGAATCTGTTTCATTTTGAAGACTACGATGTTCTTGTGGACTACTGCCACAACCCTGCGGGTCTGGTTGCGATCAAAGAATTTATTGACAGCTCATCCTACCTCTATAAAACGGGAATTATAAGTGGGATCGGAGATCGAAGAGACGATGACCATTTTGAGATCGGCCGGCTCTCCGCGGAAATATTTTGCAAGATAATTATACGTGAAGATTCCGATCTGAGAGGAAAAGCAGCCGGAGAATCATCAGCGATCGTGAAACAGGGTGTTAAGAGTTCCTGTTATAATCCGGCCGTATTGTGTATCCCAAATGAAAAACAGGCACTGCTATTTGCAATGGAAAACGCACTGCCGGACACCCTTGTCATGATCTGTGTCGAACAGATTGAAGAGATAATCAGCTTGCTGAAATTAAAGCAGCTGCAGGAAAAAGAAAAACTGCTTGAGTCCGCCTTAATGACTATGCCTCTGAGTAATAAACTTCCTGTTGAGATACATACGTTACAACAGATTGAGTAGGAAGCTAAAGAAGCAGCCCGGCGTGAAGCACGCTTAGTTTTTTGAAATTACCCATATTGCATGAATTATTCCCGGAATATATCCAAGTATTGTCAGCAATATATTCAGCCAGAATGCGCCGGATAATCCAACTTCTAAAAATACCCCAAGTGGCGGGAGTATGATTGCAAAAATTATTTTTAAAATATCCATAGATGTATTTTTATGTTTATTGAGTATTGATTAAATATAATTTATATAAAAACATAACACCCGAAACTCATGACTGGCATAACATTAAATATATAATTTATTTTCCCACTAAAAAACAAACTGGAATCAATCAGTAAAGTATACAACAAACACCATTTTAAATATAAGGTCGAATATTATCCCAAATAAATAATATACATCCCATACTATTTCATGGAATTAATGATTCCTTACAAAATCATGCATATCCATTAATGTTTATACCAAAACAACCTGTAAGCATTGATGCTAAAGCAATCAAAAAACACAGCCCATTTACGCAACTGTAAAAGATGCAACTTTTACTGCAATCCATATAAGTAATATTCAATTCATTGTCTTTATATATAGTATCCAATGAATGGTTAGAAGTACGATAATTGATTCGTTGGCTGCAATTAAAGCAGATTTGATGGATCTGCGGATGGAAATTATAAACCACATCTTTGATACGAACATACGTACAGAATCAGATGATAAAATAAATAAACCAGGGTTATCTCCATGGCAATTGAAACCGGTATCTTATCAACTATAGGCAAGACTCCCATGGTGGTGATGAATAAATTATTTCCAACCTCCTCTTCCATATTTTATGCAAAACTTGAAATGTTTAATCCCGGTGGGAGCACAAAGGACCGAACAGCTCTCCTGATGTTATCCAAAGCTATGGAGGAAGGTAAACTCGATCATAACAGTACGGTAGTTGAATCAAGTTCGGGTAATATGGCTATAGGCCTTGCCCAGGTTTGCCGGTATTTGGATTTAAAGCTTATCGTAGTAACTCAACTTTCGGAGTTCAGAACAACAGTTAAATAAAGCGGTAACTTATTGTAAATCAATAAAATAAAAGAGAATAAGTCCTCTGGTTTTTGTATTTTAAAAGTGCTCTAAACAATTAGAATACA
This genomic window contains:
- a CDS encoding isoaspartyl peptidase/L-asparaginase family protein — translated: MQIPAIAIHGGSGTIVSNPEDPASEKQYLNALNNALDSGYKLLAEGCSATECVCKAVTVMEDCDLFNAGKGSVFTARGKHEMDAAIMDGMTLKAGAVAGLQGVKNPILVAYDVLHNTPFVFIAGKEAIAFARQKDFKFESDSYFYTQLRYDQWQEIRKDGEMQLDHSGEGEKFGTVGAVAVDTEGNVAAATSTGGMTNKAWGRVGDSPLIGAGTYANNKTCAVSCTGHGEYFICGVVAYDVSCRMEYGGENLNQAANSVINEKLKRMGGEGGLIAVDSSGNICMPFNTGGMYRGMKNKKQTITRIY
- a CDS encoding cyanophycinase, which encodes MKTPKGTLIAIGGNEQKKIKKTDESFYSHFGEGFILQDIINNSEVSEPRIEVITSASEIPEVVGQNYKDSFLRLGVDNVGILDIRDRDEAEKSSTLDRINSSDIILFSGGNQSKISHIFRDTLAHQLICKRYQNENVTIAGTSAGAVVMSEEMISGGRNGTIIRKNDLEMGKGLGLISEIIFDSHFINRHRFGRLAEAVALHPEKLGVGLGEDTGVLIKEGNLLEIIGSGIVVIFDGSNLYYNQYDKLKKRIPLSLANLTVHLLSTQDTYNIREKVARVHYDSRHHEPEVSKSG
- a CDS encoding YqaE/Pmp3 family membrane protein, with protein sequence MDILKIIFAIILPPLGVFLEVGLSGAFWLNILLTILGYIPGIIHAIWVISKN
- a CDS encoding pyridoxal-phosphate dependent enzyme, which translates into the protein MAIETGILSTIGKTPMVVMNKLFPTSSSIFYAKLEMFNPGGSTKDRTALLMLSKAMEEGKLDHNSTVVESSSGNMAIGLAQVCRYLDLKLIVVTQLSEFRTTVK
- the cphA gene encoding cyanophycin synthetase yields the protein MNILNINVTSGPNIWSVKKHRLVVMQLDIGDLEYRPTNEIDGFYERITALIPSLYNHQCSEDEPGGFFLRVKDGTWIGHVIEHIAIEMQVLAGIEAVFGQTRGTGAEGQYYVAFDCADEESGRLAAEKAVVIAQNLVDGVETDFDQHIEEIRMKNFENTPGPSTASILREAASREIPVIKLEDNATWQLGYGCNQKKISATITSSTSYSAVETVCNKEICRDLLKSMSVPIADGAAIESSDVLNQTIDSLGFPITIKPANGNQGRGVTTNITTFEQAEEAFRFASTICKRVIVERHIPGFDYRLLMVDGKLAAAAKRTPAHVVGDGQSSVQQLINEVNRDPNRGDGHDRVLTKIQAGPAATFILARKNYNLNTVLKKSEILYLDYAANLSKGGTAEDVTDQVHPDVVRTAERVSKITGLDICGIDLMAKTLEKPLAETGGVVLEVNAAPGLRMHLAPSKGISRNVASPVLDMLFPEGSSCRIPIMAVTGTNGKTTTTRLLAHIMKEAGRRVGYTTTDGIYVNDEQLVKGDCGGPISAELILKDPTVDTAVLECARGGILRAGLAFDRCDVAVVTNVAGDHLGMKGINTLDQLAHLKSAVPESVHHEGYAVLNADDDRVYAMREKVTCTPVLFSMKEDSTRLAKHRKEGGLCAVFTDKTVTIWDGPDTHTIEHIENIPLGFGGRAGFMIENILAAVAAAYTQKISPAVIRRSLASFRPSPEHTPGRMNLFHFEDYDVLVDYCHNPAGLVAIKEFIDSSSYLYKTGIISGIGDRRDDDHFEIGRLSAEIFCKIIIREDSDLRGKAAGESSAIVKQGVKSSCYNPAVLCIPNEKQALLFAMENALPDTLVMICVEQIEEIISLLKLKQLQEKEKLLESALMTMPLSNKLPVEIHTLQQIE
- a CDS encoding ATP-binding protein, which codes for MAGERKRIRSQIGSNEPIAEDKIETLIPVVCVVVPNSQKILEFIMHIERKPSTVVTVLDRIYHPMAQNMGVSLLLRNKINSEVQFPARFFINLIQISGILVENAIKFSSPNGLVDVFFTLDSDEDHSTLNMTVTDSGKIITPDLVSAINRGNQTAQLPESDGEPGFGFRLGYAMQLVSEEDGRIFIKSETDSGTTFSLSFPLHQNYMNRRKDFHTNAKNSEALFNGSYSSRSHTFG